One genomic segment of Culturomica massiliensis includes these proteins:
- a CDS encoding 30S ribosomal protein S16 — protein sequence MATKIRLARHGRKGRPFYHVVIADSRAPRDGRFIEKVGTYDPNTNPATINLNFDRALYWLMTGAQPTDTAKRILSYKGVLLKKHLLEGVKKGAFDEAAAESKFEAWLKSKDAKIQEKIGKLAQEGDEAAKARLEAEAKVRAAKEEIVAKKRAELEAAEAAKKAEEEAAAAAEAPVAEEAAPAVEETPAAE from the coding sequence ATGGCTACAAAAATCAGATTAGCGAGACACGGACGCAAGGGTCGTCCATTCTATCATGTAGTGATAGCAGATAGTAGAGCACCACGTGATGGTCGGTTTATTGAAAAAGTAGGTACGTATGATCCGAATACGAATCCTGCTACTATCAATCTCAATTTTGACAGAGCATTGTATTGGTTGATGACCGGGGCGCAGCCTACGGATACGGCTAAGAGAATCCTGTCTTACAAAGGTGTATTGTTGAAAAAGCATCTTTTGGAAGGTGTTAAAAAGGGAGCTTTTGATGAAGCTGCTGCTGAAAGCAAATTCGAAGCCTGGTTGAAATCCAAAGATGCTAAGATTCAGGAGAAGATTGGCAAGTTGGCTCAGGAAGGTGATGAGGCTGCTAAAGCACGTTTAGAGGCTGAAGCAAAAGTACGGGCTGCAAAAGAAGAAATCGTGGCTAAAAAACGTGCAGAATTAGAAGCTGCCGAAGCTGCGAAGAAAGCTGAAGAAGAAGCTGCTGCCGCTGCTGAAGCTCCGGTTGCAGAAGAAGCTGCTCCTGCTGTTGAAGAAACACCTGCCGCAGAATAA
- the rimM gene encoding ribosome maturation factor RimM (Essential for efficient processing of 16S rRNA) — translation MIAKEDCIKIGTITKTHSLDGQVVVTTDNDLLEKYVSEPVFVLLDGAPVPFFIAPDGLVTRNHTSYIVKFDYVDSLVLAERLLGNDILLEKKLLKEEEEEEGEFDIFDLNGFDVEDVLSGETGKITDVADYSGNVVFSIDIFGKEILLPLSENYIKEVSWDDKKIITSIPRDIIDLY, via the coding sequence ATGATAGCGAAAGAAGATTGTATTAAAATCGGCACAATAACAAAAACCCATAGTTTAGATGGGCAGGTTGTCGTAACGACCGATAATGATCTTCTTGAAAAGTATGTAAGTGAACCGGTATTCGTTCTTTTGGACGGAGCACCGGTTCCTTTTTTTATAGCACCGGACGGATTGGTCACGAGAAATCATACTTCTTATATCGTGAAATTCGATTATGTAGATAGCCTGGTTTTGGCGGAGCGATTGCTTGGAAATGATATACTGCTCGAAAAGAAATTATTGAAAGAGGAGGAAGAAGAGGAAGGAGAATTTGATATTTTTGATTTGAACGGTTTCGACGTGGAGGATGTGCTTTCGGGTGAAACAGGGAAAATAACCGATGTCGCAGATTATTCCGGTAATGTTGTCTTTTCGATCGATATTTTTGGAAAAGAAATCCTTTTACCGCTTTCCGAAAATTATATAAAAGAGGTAAGTTGGGATGATAAAAAAATAATTACTTCTATCCCCCGGGATATTATCGATCTTTATTAA